A single genomic interval of Megalobrama amblycephala isolate DHTTF-2021 linkage group LG17, ASM1881202v1, whole genome shotgun sequence harbors:
- the LOC125251862 gene encoding protein ANTAGONIST OF LIKE HETEROCHROMATIN PROTEIN 1-like: MFSRFLATGDSFRTIASSYRVGVSTVCQIVPQVVTAIWDCLVEDYMAVPTTDDWRSIAEGFQERWNFPLCCGAVDGKHVVMKAPPNSGSQFHNYKGTFSIVLLAVVDAKYRFRVIDVGGYGRTSDGGILANSAFGQALRAGTLHLPPDQPLPGAEERGPQPHVFVADEAFPLRRNLMRPFPGRTLPPERRVFNYRLSRARLVVENAFGILSSQWRMYRRLIEVHPEVAEKCVKATCVLHNFMRCSEGREAPAVRGAGQAGEELLPGLGRVAANYSSREAVRVRDVFVAQFSAEGAVAWQPTE, from the coding sequence aTGTTTTCTAGGTTTCTTGCCACTGGGGACTCATTCAGGACCATAGCGTCCAGCTACAGGGTTGGTGTCTCCACGGTGTGCCAGATCGTCCCCCAGGTAGTGACTGCCATCTGGGACTGCCTTGTGGAGGACTACATGGCTGTGCCCACCACTGATGACTGGAGGTCCATCGCAGAGGGATTCCAGGAGCGGTGGAACTTCCCTCTGTGCTGTGGAGCGGTGGATGGGAAGCATGTGGTGATGAAGGCACCCCCCAACTCAGGATCCCAGTTCCACAATTACAAGGGAACCTTCTCCATCGTTCTCCTAGCAGTTGTGGATGCAAAGTATCGCTTCCGGGTGATCGATGTTGGGGGGTACGGCAGGACCAGTGACGGTGGGATTCTGGCGAACTCCGCCTTTGGACAGGCTCTCCGGGCTGGCACACTTCATCTGCCTCCTGACCAGCCTCTACCTGGTGCTGAAGAAAGAGGACCCCAGCCCCATGTCTTCGTCGCTGATGAGGCGTTCCCGCTGCGGAGGAACCTCATGCGGCCCTTCCCTGGACGCACCCTTCCTCCAGAGAGGCGTGTCTTCAATTAccgtctctccagagcccggcTGGTGGTGGAGAACGCCTTTGGCATCCTCTCCTCACAGTGGAGGATGTACCGGCGGCTCATCGAGGTCCACCCTGAAGTTGCGGAGAAGTGTGTGAAGGCGACATGTGTTCTCCACAACTTCATGAGGTGTTCGGAGGGGAGAGAGGCACCTGCTGTGAGGGGCGCGGGACAAGCTGGAGAGGAGCTGCTGCCAGGTCTGGGTCGGGTTGCAGCAAACTACTCCTCCAGAGAGGCAGTCCGGGTGAGGGATGTCTTCGTGGCACAATTCTCGGCAGAGGGAGCAGTAGCATGGCAGCCAACAGAGTAG